One stretch of Lathyrus oleraceus cultivar Zhongwan6 unplaced genomic scaffold, CAAS_Psat_ZW6_1.0 chrUn0426, whole genome shotgun sequence DNA includes these proteins:
- the LOC127114223 gene encoding uncharacterized protein LOC127114223 gives MDCSEAQKVQFDMHMLVEEVDDWWINTRHVLDVAAEVVTWVVFRREFLRKYFPEDVRGKKEIEFLELKQGNLSVTEYTSRFVELVKFYPHYSEATIEFSKCIKFENGLCPKIKKVIGYQ, from the coding sequence ATGGATTGCTCTGAAGCACAAAAGGTGCAATTCGATATGCATATGTTAGTTGAGGAAGTTGATGACTGGTGGATCAACACTCGTCACGTGTTGGATGTTGCAGCTGAAGTTGTAACTTGGGTTGTGTTCCGCAGGGAGTTTTTGAGAAAGTACTTTCCGGAGGATGTTCGTGGTAAAAAGGAGATTGAGTTTCTGGAGCTGAAGCAGGGTAATTTGTCAGTTACTGAGTATACTTCCAGATTTGTGGAACTTGTTAAGTTCTATCCTCATTACAGCGAGGCGACAATTGAGTTCTCGAAGTGTATCAAATTCGAGAATGGTTTGTGTCCTAAGATTAAGAAGGTTATTGGATACCAATAG